From Prevotella melaninogenica, the proteins below share one genomic window:
- the rpiB gene encoding ribose 5-phosphate isomerase B has translation MEIKTVGVACDHAGYPLKQFVIQYLEEHKYAYKDFGCNSDLSCDYPDYAHPLAEAIESGEVYPGIAICGSGEGMAIALNKHQGVRAGLVWNKDVAELTRQHNDANVAVLPGRFIDNKTAEKILDAFFKASFEGGRHERRVKKIPVQQG, from the coding sequence ATGGAAATTAAGACAGTAGGAGTTGCCTGCGACCACGCGGGCTATCCATTAAAGCAATTCGTTATCCAGTATTTGGAAGAGCACAAGTATGCATATAAGGACTTTGGCTGTAATAGCGATTTAAGTTGCGACTATCCTGACTATGCTCACCCATTGGCTGAAGCCATTGAGAGTGGTGAAGTTTATCCTGGTATCGCTATCTGTGGTAGTGGTGAGGGTATGGCAATTGCACTTAACAAGCACCAAGGTGTACGCGCAGGTTTGGTATGGAACAAGGACGTTGCAGAGTTGACTCGTCAACATAATGATGCAAATGTTGCTGTACTTCCTGGCAGATTTATCGATAATAAGACAGCAGAAAAGATTCTCGATGCGTTCTTCAAAGCAAGCTTCGAGGGTGGCAGACACGAGCGTCGTGTTAAGAAGATTCCTGTTCAACAGGGCTAA